A portion of the Colius striatus isolate bColStr4 chromosome 1, bColStr4.1.hap1, whole genome shotgun sequence genome contains these proteins:
- the RDX gene encoding radixin isoform X1: MPKPINVRVTTMDAELEFAIQPNTTGKQLFDQVVKTVGLREVWFFGLQYVDSKGYSTWLKLNKKVTQQDVRKENPLQFKFRAKFFPEDVSEELIQEITQRLFFLQVKEAILNDEIYCPPETAVLLASYAVQSKYADYSKEIHKLGYLANDRLLPQRVLEQHKLTKEQWEERIQNWHEEHRGMLREDSMMEYLKIAQDLEMYGVNYFEIKNKKGTELWLGVDALGLNIYEHDDKLTPKIGFPWSEIRNISFNDKKFVIKPIDKKAPDFVFYAPRLRINKRILALCMGNHELYMRRRKPDTIEVQQMKAQAREEKHQKQLERAQLENEKKKREIAEKEKERIEREKEELMERLRQIEEQTMKAQKELEEQTRRALELDQERKRAKEEAERLERERRAAEEAKAALAKQAADQMKNQEQLAAELAEFTAKIALLEEAKKKKEEEASEWQHKAFAAQEDLEKTKEELKSVMSAPPPPPPPPVIPPTENEHDEHDENNAEASAELSSDGVMNHRSEEERVTETQKNERVKKQLQALSSELAQARDETKKTQNDVLHAENVKAGRDKYKTLRQIRQGNTKQRIDEFEAM; the protein is encoded by the exons atCAATGTCAGAGTAACCACAATGGATGCCGAGTTGGAATTTGCCATCCAGCCTAATACCACAGGCAAGCAGCTCTTTGATCAG GTGGTGAAAACTGTTGGCCTTCGTGAAGTCTGGTTTTTTGGGCTACAGTATGTGGACAGCAAAGGCTACTCAACTTGGCTGAAGTTAAATAAAAAG GTAACACAGCAAGatgtaaggaaagaaaatcctctGCAGTTTAAATTCAGGGCTAAGTTTTTCCCGGAGGATGTATCTGAAGAATTAATTCAGGAAATAACTCAGAGACTTTTCTTCCTACAAGTCAAAGAAGCAATCTTAAATGATGAAATATATTGCCCACCAGAAACTGCAGTTCTTCTGGCTTCTTATGCTGTCCAGTCCAAGTATGCAGATTACAGTAAGGAGATACATAAACTAGGCTACCTAGCAAATGACAGACTTCTCCCTCAGCG GGTATTAGAACAGCACAAACTGACTAAAGAACAGTGGGAAGAAAGAATACAGAACTGGCATGAAGAGCACAGGGGAATGTTAAG GGAAGATTCTATGATGGAATACCTCAAGATAGCACAAGACTTGGAAATGTATGGAGTCAactattttgaaataaagaataaaaaaggaacTGAATTGTGGCTAGGAGTTGATGCTTTGGGTCTGAATATTTATGAGCATGATGATAA GCTGACACCCAAGATTGGTTTTCCTTGGAGTGAAATAAGAAACATCTCTTTTAATGACAAGAAATTTGTCATAAAGCCAATTGACAAAAAGGCCCCT gattttgttttttatgcACCCCGTCTGAGAATTAACAAGCGAATTTTGGCACTGTGTATGGGAAATCATGAATTGTacatgaggaggaggaaaccTGATACAATTGAAGTGCAACAGATGAAGGCCCAAGCTAGAGAGGAGAAACATCAGAAACAATTGGAAAG ggcaCAGTTAGAaaatgagaagaagaaaagagagatagcagaaaaggaaaaggaaagaatagaGCGTGAGAAGGAAGAATTGATGGAACGCTTGAGGCAAATTGAGGAACAAACAATGAAGGCTCAGAAAG AGCTAGAGGAACAGACTAGAAGAGCTCTAGAACTGGATCAGGAACGAAAGCGTGCAAAAGAGGAAGCGGAGCGCCTAGAGAGAGAGCGTCGGGCAGCTGAAGAGGCTAAAGCTGCTCTAGCCAAGCAGGCAGCTGATCAAATGAAGAACCAGGAGCAGCTG gcAGCAGAACTTGCTGAATTCACTGCCAAGATTGCACTTCTAGAGGAggccaagaaaaagaaagaagaggaagccTCAGAATGGCAGCACAAA GCTTTTGCAGCCCAAGAGGACTTGGAAAAGACCAAAGAAGAACTGAAATCTGTGATGTCTGCTCCTCCTCCGCCTCCTCCCCCACCAGTTATTCCTCCAACAGAGAATGAACACGATGAACATGATGAGAACAATGCTGAAGCCAGTGCAGAACTGTCTTCTGATGGCGTCATGAATCACAGGAGCGAGGAAGAACGGgtaacagaaacacagaaaaatgaacGTGTTAAGAAACAGCTCCAG GCTTTAAGTTCTGAGTTGGCTCAAGCCAGAGATGAAaccaagaaaacacaaaatgatGTCCTCCATGCTGAGAATGTTAAAGCAGGCCGTGATAAGTACAAGACTCTTCGGCAAATCCGACAAGGCAATACGAAGCAGCGTATTGATGAGTTTGAAGCAATGTGA
- the RDX gene encoding radixin isoform X2, with protein MDAELEFAIQPNTTGKQLFDQVVKTVGLREVWFFGLQYVDSKGYSTWLKLNKKVTQQDVRKENPLQFKFRAKFFPEDVSEELIQEITQRLFFLQVKEAILNDEIYCPPETAVLLASYAVQSKYADYSKEIHKLGYLANDRLLPQRVLEQHKLTKEQWEERIQNWHEEHRGMLREDSMMEYLKIAQDLEMYGVNYFEIKNKKGTELWLGVDALGLNIYEHDDKLTPKIGFPWSEIRNISFNDKKFVIKPIDKKAPDFVFYAPRLRINKRILALCMGNHELYMRRRKPDTIEVQQMKAQAREEKHQKQLERAQLENEKKKREIAEKEKERIEREKEELMERLRQIEEQTMKAQKELEEQTRRALELDQERKRAKEEAERLERERRAAEEAKAALAKQAADQMKNQEQLAAELAEFTAKIALLEEAKKKKEEEASEWQHKAFAAQEDLEKTKEELKSVMSAPPPPPPPPVIPPTENEHDEHDENNAEASAELSSDGVMNHRSEEERVTETQKNERVKKQLQALSSELAQARDETKKTQNDVLHAENVKAGRDKYKTLRQIRQGNTKQRIDEFEAM; from the exons ATGGATGCCGAGTTGGAATTTGCCATCCAGCCTAATACCACAGGCAAGCAGCTCTTTGATCAG GTGGTGAAAACTGTTGGCCTTCGTGAAGTCTGGTTTTTTGGGCTACAGTATGTGGACAGCAAAGGCTACTCAACTTGGCTGAAGTTAAATAAAAAG GTAACACAGCAAGatgtaaggaaagaaaatcctctGCAGTTTAAATTCAGGGCTAAGTTTTTCCCGGAGGATGTATCTGAAGAATTAATTCAGGAAATAACTCAGAGACTTTTCTTCCTACAAGTCAAAGAAGCAATCTTAAATGATGAAATATATTGCCCACCAGAAACTGCAGTTCTTCTGGCTTCTTATGCTGTCCAGTCCAAGTATGCAGATTACAGTAAGGAGATACATAAACTAGGCTACCTAGCAAATGACAGACTTCTCCCTCAGCG GGTATTAGAACAGCACAAACTGACTAAAGAACAGTGGGAAGAAAGAATACAGAACTGGCATGAAGAGCACAGGGGAATGTTAAG GGAAGATTCTATGATGGAATACCTCAAGATAGCACAAGACTTGGAAATGTATGGAGTCAactattttgaaataaagaataaaaaaggaacTGAATTGTGGCTAGGAGTTGATGCTTTGGGTCTGAATATTTATGAGCATGATGATAA GCTGACACCCAAGATTGGTTTTCCTTGGAGTGAAATAAGAAACATCTCTTTTAATGACAAGAAATTTGTCATAAAGCCAATTGACAAAAAGGCCCCT gattttgttttttatgcACCCCGTCTGAGAATTAACAAGCGAATTTTGGCACTGTGTATGGGAAATCATGAATTGTacatgaggaggaggaaaccTGATACAATTGAAGTGCAACAGATGAAGGCCCAAGCTAGAGAGGAGAAACATCAGAAACAATTGGAAAG ggcaCAGTTAGAaaatgagaagaagaaaagagagatagcagaaaaggaaaaggaaagaatagaGCGTGAGAAGGAAGAATTGATGGAACGCTTGAGGCAAATTGAGGAACAAACAATGAAGGCTCAGAAAG AGCTAGAGGAACAGACTAGAAGAGCTCTAGAACTGGATCAGGAACGAAAGCGTGCAAAAGAGGAAGCGGAGCGCCTAGAGAGAGAGCGTCGGGCAGCTGAAGAGGCTAAAGCTGCTCTAGCCAAGCAGGCAGCTGATCAAATGAAGAACCAGGAGCAGCTG gcAGCAGAACTTGCTGAATTCACTGCCAAGATTGCACTTCTAGAGGAggccaagaaaaagaaagaagaggaagccTCAGAATGGCAGCACAAA GCTTTTGCAGCCCAAGAGGACTTGGAAAAGACCAAAGAAGAACTGAAATCTGTGATGTCTGCTCCTCCTCCGCCTCCTCCCCCACCAGTTATTCCTCCAACAGAGAATGAACACGATGAACATGATGAGAACAATGCTGAAGCCAGTGCAGAACTGTCTTCTGATGGCGTCATGAATCACAGGAGCGAGGAAGAACGGgtaacagaaacacagaaaaatgaacGTGTTAAGAAACAGCTCCAG GCTTTAAGTTCTGAGTTGGCTCAAGCCAGAGATGAAaccaagaaaacacaaaatgatGTCCTCCATGCTGAGAATGTTAAAGCAGGCCGTGATAAGTACAAGACTCTTCGGCAAATCCGACAAGGCAATACGAAGCAGCGTATTGATGAGTTTGAAGCAATGTGA